GATCGTCCCGGGGCTGTCCATCCGGGACAACATCGCGCTGGCCATCCTGCCCCGGATGACCAGGATGGGCCTGGTCAGCGACCGGAAGATCGACGAGGTCGTGGACATCTACATGAAGCGGCTGCGGATCAAGGCGTCCAGCCCGCACCAGGTGGTCGGCGACCTGTCCGGCGGCAACCAGCAGAAGGTGCTGCTGGCCCGGCTGCTCGCCACCGGCCCCAAGGTGCTGCTGCTGGACGAGCCGACCCGGGGCATCGACGTCGGCGCCAAGGCCGAGGTGCAGGCGCTGATCGACGAGCTGGCCGGCGAGGGGCTCGGCGTCGTGCTGGTCTCCTCGGACGCCGAGGAGCTGGTCGAGGGCGCCCACCGGGTGGTGGTGCTGCGCGACGGCGTGGTGGTCGGCACGCTGACCGGCGACCGGGTGACCACCGAGGACCTGATGGCCACGATCGCGGAGGCCGCGGATGACCACTGAAGCTCTCGCCCGCCCGCGGTGGGCGTTCGACAAGGCGTGGCTGCCCAAGTACGGGGTCTACGCCGCCATCCTGCTGCTGATCGCGTACAACATCGCGTTCACGCCGTACTTCCTGACCCTGAGCAACCTGCGGATCCAGCTGATCCAGGCGGCGCCCGTGGTGATCGTGGCGATGGGCATGGCGCTGGTGATCGGCACCGAGGGCATCGACCTCTCGGTCGGCTCGGTGATGGCGCTGACCGCCGCGCTGATCCCGCTCTACCTGGGCTACGGCGTGGTCGCCGCGATCGGCGTCTCGCTGCTGGCCGGGGTCGCCGTCGGGCTGGCCAACGGCCTGCTGGTGGCGAAGGTCGGCCTGCAACCGATCGTGGCCACCCTGGCGCTGTTCGTCGGCGGCCGCGGTCTGGCCGTGGTGATCTCCGGTGGCCAGCTCAAGGACATCCGCAACGAGGACTTCCTCTACCTCGGCTCCGGTGACCTGCTCGGCGTCCCGGTGCTGGTGTGGACCGCCGCGCTGCTGGTGCTGGTGGTCGCGTTCGTGATCCGGCGCACCGTGTTCGGCCGGCGGCTGCTCGCCATCGGCGGCAACCGGCCCGCGGCCGAGCTGGCCGGCCTGCCGGTCAAGCGGGTCCTGATCGGGGTCTACGTGCTCTGCGCGGTGCTCGCCGCGATCGCCGGCCTGCTCTCGGTCTCGCGGATCCAGTCCAGCGACGCCTCGGCAGTCGGCCTGCTGATCGAGCTCTCCGCGATCACCGCGGTGGTGGTCGGCGGCACGCCGCTCACCGGCGGCCGGGTCCGGGTGCTCGGCACCGTGGCCGGCGCCCTGCTCATGCAACTGGTGGTCGCCACCATGATCAAACACGATCTCCCGCCGTCCACCACCGAGATGGTGCAGGCCGTGATCATCCTGGTCGCGGTCTACGTGGCCCGGGAGAGGAGGACCCGGTGACCATGTCCGCCACACTTCCCGCGAGCCCCGGCCGGATGTCCGGGGTGGTGCAGCGCCAGGGTGCGCTCGCCGTGCTGTTCGCCGTGGTGGTGGTCAGCCTCGCCCTGTTCCCCGGGTTCCGCAGCGTGGACAACGCCGGGACGATCCTGGTCGCCGCGGCGCCACCGATGCTGATCGCGCTCGGGATGACCTTCGTGATCATCACGGGTGGCATCGACCTGTTGGTCGGCTCGCTCTACGCGCTCGGCGGGGTGGTCGCCGCCTGGGCCTCCCAGTACGGCTTCGCCGCCGCGCTGGCCGCGCCGCTGCTGGTGTGCGGGGCGATCGGCGTACTGAACGGGGTGTTGATCTCGCGAACGCAGATGGCGCCCTTCATCGTGACCCTGGCCTCGCTCCTCGGCGCCCGCGGTCTGATGCGCAGCATCAGCGACCAGGGCTCGACCACCTACCTGGTGGAGAGCGACGCCTTCCACCGGATCGGCACCGGCTCGCTGCTCGGCGTCGGCGTCCAGGTCTGGCTGACCGCGGTGCTGGTGCTGCTCGGGGTGCTGCTGCTCAACCGCACCCGGTTCGGTCACGGCGTGCAGGCGATCGGCGGCAGCGAGGACGCCGCGGCGCTGATGGGCCTGCCGGTACGCCGGATCAAGGTCGGGGTCTACCTGCTCTCCGGCCTGCTCGCCGGCCTGGCCGGTGCGATCAACGCGGCCAAGCTCGGCTCCGGCGTCACCGTGCTCGGCGGCGGCATGGAGCTCGATGCCATCGCCGCCGTCGTCATCGGCGGCACCCTGCTCACCGGTGGCGCCGGGTCCATCGCCGGCACGGTCGCGGGTGTGCTGCTGCTCGGCGTCATCCAGAACCTGATCAACCAGAACGGTGACGTCAACAGCAACTGGCAGCAGGTGATCAGCGGCGCCTTCCTCGCCGCTGTCGTGGTGGCTCAGACCTACCTCGCCCGGGTCCGACGCACCCCATCCCCCTAAGGAGTCAGATGCGCCGCCTCGTCCTCCGAGCGGTGGCCGCATTCGCGCTGGTCGCCGGTGGCATCGCCGCCACCGGCAGCCCGGCCGCGGCCGTCACCCCCAAGACACCCCCGCTCACCACCCCGTGGACCAATCAGGTGTCCACGACCAACCCGCTCCCCGAATATCCGCGCCCGCAGATGACCCGCCCGGACTGGCAGTCGCTCAACGGCGAATGGCAGTTCCTCAACCCGGCGACGGTCGACCGCAACGCCGCGCCGCCGGTCGGGCAGACGCTGCCGGAGCGGATCCTGGTGCCGTACCCGGTGGAGTCGGCGCTCTCCGGGATCATGCGCAACGACGACCGTGACCTGATGTTCTACCGCCGGACCTTCACCGTGCCGGCGGCGTGGAGCGGCCGGCGGGTGCAGCTGCACTTCGGCGCCGTCGACTACGAGGCCACGGTCTGGGTCAACGGCCGGCAGGTGACCACCCACAGGGGCGGCTACGACCGGTTCGAGGTGGACGTCACCGACGCTCTGAACGGCGGCACCAACGAGATCATCGTGCGGGTGTACGACCCGACGGACGGTCGCGGGGAGAAGCAGCCGATCGGCAAGCAGACCAACAACCCCAGTGGCATCTTCTACACGCCGACCTCGGGGATCTGGCAGACGGTGTGGCTCGAGCCGACCGCTACGTCCTCGTTGTTCTCTGTCGATATTTATCCGAATATCTCGGGTAAGACGGCGCGAGTTCGCGTCTTCACGCGCGGAAACGTGTCCGGTTACAGCGTGCTCGCCGAGGCGCTGGCGGGTTCGACGGTCGTCGGCAGCTCCGTCGGTGGGTTCACCGAATTCACCGTCCCGGTGCCCAACCCGCGCCTGTGGTCGCCCGACGATCCCTACCTCTACAACCTGCGCGTTTCGCTGCGCAACGCGTCCGGCGCCACCGTCGACCAGGTGACCAGCTACTTCGGCATGCGCGAGGTCGGCACCAAGCTGGTCAACGGGGTGCTGCGCCCGACCCTGAACGGCGAGTTCGTCTTCCAGGCCGGCACCCTCGACCAGGGCTTCTGGCCCGACGGGCTGTACACCGCGCCCACCGACGCGGCGCTCGCCTCGGACCTGCAGAAGCACAAGGACCTGGGCTTCAACATGGTCCGCAAGCACATCAAGGTGGAGCCCGCCCGCTGGTACTACTGGGCGGACCGGCTCGGGCTGCTGGTCTGGCAGGACATCCCGTCGACCATCCCGTTCGACGCGAACCGGACGGCCGCTCAGATCGCCGAGTACGAGACCGAGGCCCACGAGATCATCGACGAGCACCGGGCCTTCCCGTCGGTGGTCACCTACGTCCCGTTCAACGAGGGCTGGGGCGAGTGGAACCTGGCCGACACCCAGCGGATCACCCGGGACCTGGAGAGCTACGACTCCACCCGGCTGATGAACCCGCACAGCGGCTTCAACTGCTGCGCGTCCAAGGGCGACCCGGGCACCGGCGACATCATCGACTGGCACATCTACACCGGACCGGACGCGCCGGCGCCGACCGCGTCGCGGGTGTCCATCCTGGGCGAGTTCGGCGGGCTCGGCCTGCGCACGCCGGGGCACGAGTACAGCCCGGACGGCAAGTTCTTCGCGTACGAGCAGATGTCGTCGAACGCGCAGCTCAACGACCGGTTCACCGGGATGATCCGGGACTCCGAGCGGCTGATGACGTCGAGGGGCCTGTCCGGATTCGTCTACACCGAGATCACCGACGTGGAGGGCGAGTACAACGGGCTGTTCACCTATGACCGTCAGGTGCAGAAGGTGGACACCGGCCAGGTGCGGACCGCGCTGACCAATCTGATCAACGCGTCCAAGAACCAGAACGCGGCGGCGCCGCTCACCCTGGGGCACGTCCGCTCGTTCCAGGTGACCAACGCCGGGCTGACGAACCGCTACCTGCGGCACGCGAACTCCCTGGCCCGCACCGACGTGATCAGCGGGGACACCGCGCGGCAGGACGCGTCGTTCCGGACCGTCGCCGGTCTGGCCGACCCGCACTGCTACTCGTTCGAGTCGGTCAACTTCCCCGGCAAATTCCTGCGGCACGCGAGCGGGCAGGTCCGGATCGACGCCGACACCGGTGGTACGTTCCGGGCCGACGCCACCTGGTGCTCGCGCGCCGGGCTGGCGACCGGCGGCACGTCGTTCGCGTCGTACAACTTCCCGGGCTCGTTCCTGCGGCACCAGTCGGACAACGTGGTGCTGGCGGCGAACGACGGCAGCGCGCAGTTCGCCGCCGACGCCACCTGGAACGTGACCAACCCGGCGCAGTGGCGCAGCTCGGTGATCCTGCCGTTCGACGTGCGGCGGTCGCTGCAGGTCACCACGTTCGGCTTCACCGACCGGTACCTGCGGCACGCGGACAGCCAGGGCTGGACCGAACACGTCGACGCGGGCAGCGGCGCGCTGCTCAAGCAGGACGCCACGTTCACCCTGCGGCACGGCCTGGCCGATTCGTCCTGCTACACCTTCGAGTCGGTCAACTACCCGGGCCAGTTCCTGCGGCACGCCGACAGCCGGATCCGGCTCGCCGCCAACGACGGTTCGGCCCTGTTCGCCTCGGACGCCACCTTCTGCGCTCGCCCCGGTCTGGGCGGCACCGGGGTGACCTTCGAGTCGATCAACCTCCCGGGCAACTACCTGCGGCACTACGACTCGCAGGCCTGGATCTCGGCCGGCGTCGGCACCGACCGGAACCGTCCCCAGCAACTCTCCGCGGACAGCAGCTGGAACGTCGCCACCGGCTGGGCCTGACCGCAACCACCGAACGGCCGTCCAGGGGAACAGCCCTGGGCGGCCGTTCGGCCGTGGTCATCAGGCTGGGCGTGGTGGTGGTGTCCCGGGCTGGATGACCACCATCAGCGCGAGCCGGTGGTTCGGATCTCGGCGGTCAGAGGCAGGCGGCGGGCCGGCAGGAGTGTGGTGGTCACCACAGCGGCGCACAGGATCGGCACTCGGCGGTGTTACCTTATTTCGCATGCGAAATAACGAGACGGTGCGCATCCCGGTCGCGACGGGTGGCGCCATCGTGGCCACGGTGTTCGAGCCGTCCGTCGCCGACGCCGTCCTCGTCCTGCACCCCGCGACCGCCACCCCGCAGGGCTTCTACGCCGCGTTCGCGGATTACCTGGCGGAGCACGGGATCGCCACGGTCACCTACGACTACCGGGGCACCGGCCGCTCCGGCCACCCGCGCGACCACCGCGACCTGGGGATGCGCGACTGGATCGGTGCGGACGCGCCGGCCGTCGCGCAGTGGGCGCGGCAGCGGTTCCCCGGGCTGCCCCGGCTCGCCCTCGGGCACAGCCTGGGCGGGCACGTCATCGCGCTCGGCGCGGCCGGCACCGACCTGGCCGCCTCGGTCATCGTCGCGTCGCACGTCGCCGCGATCCGCACCATCCCCAGCCGCGCGGAGCGCTTCCGGGTGCGGCTGCTGCTGCACCTGCTGGGCCCGCTCGCCGGCCGGTTCTACGGCTACGTCCCGGCCCGCCGCCTGGGCCTCGGGGAAAATCTGCCGCTGGCCGCGATGGCCGAGTGGGGCGGCTGGGCCCGGATGGACAACTACTTCTTCGACGACCCGTCGATGCGCGCCCGGGAGCGGACCGCGACCCTGACCGGCCCGGTCCTCGCCGTCGGCACCTCGGACGACCCGTGGTCCACGCCGCGCCAGATGGACGCGCTCACCACCCACCTGACCGGCGCCGAGGTGGAGCGGCGGACCTACACGCCGGCCGCCGCCGGGGTGCCGGTGATCGGGCATCACGGGCTGATGCGCCGCTCGATGCGCGAGGCCGTCTGGCCGGAACTGCTGGCCTGGTTGCACACCCACGCGGCGAAGGCGACAAGATGACCGCGTGCGCCTGCCTCGCCTGATCTTCCTGCTCTTCAATGCCGACCGCGCGGTCCGGCGCTGGATCGACGCCCGTTCCGGGGACACCGGGATCGGCGCGTCCGGCGCCGGCGTGCTCTTCTACCTGGCCGGACACGAGAACGCCCTGATCGGCGACGTGACCGCGGCCCTCGGCGCCTCCCCGTCCGGGATGAGCGGCCTGGTCAACCGGCTGGAGCGGGGCGGCTGCGTGACCCGCTCCCCGGACCCGGCCGACGCCCGCGCCGTGCGGCTCGCCCTCACCCCGCGCGGCCTCTCCGCGGTGTCCCGTGCCCGGGAACTGGTCGACGACCTGAATCAGCAGCTCACGGCAGGTTTCAACGAGGCCGAGGTGGCGGTGGTCCAGCGCTGGCTGGAGCATGTGACCCGGGTCTCCATGCATCGGGAGTGACCGATGCCGGGAGGAAAACCCGGCGCTTTCCTCAACCCCGGCCGGGGATGGCCGAAGGAACACGGCGTGGGCGCCCACCGGGTACCCGCGCCGCTGCCGTCCGACCCGTCCGAGGAGACCCATGACTGACTCCGTCGTCTTCGACCAGATCCCCGTCGTTCGCGCCATCGGCCGGGGCACCACCTCGCTCGCCGCGTTCCACGACGCCCTGGTGACCATGGAGTGCGGTTTCTACAACCTGGTCCGGCTCTCCAGCGTCATCCCGCCCGGCACCGCGGTCGACCCGAGCGGCAAGGCGCCGGTCCCGGTCGGCGCCTGGGGCGACAAGCTGTACTGCGTCTACGCCGAGCAGCACGCGACCCAGGTGGGCGAGGAGGCGTGGGCCGGCATCGGCTGGGTGCAGCGGCGCGACGGGAAGGGTGGGCTCTTCGTCGAGCACGAGGGGACCAGCGAGGCGTTCGTCCGCGAGGCGATCAAGGCCAGCCTGCGGGACCTGGTAAAGGGGCACGAGGACGAGTTCGACGGACCGGACTTCGTGGTGCACGGTGCGGTCTGCGACGGGGAACCGGTTTGCGCGCTGGTGCTCGCGCCCTACGAGACCGCTTCCTGGCGCGGGATCCGCGCGACCGACCCGCCCGGCATGAACTGACTCTTTCGGTACGCGAATCCGCGCCGCTCCCGGCCGGTCTCGCTCTGGTTCTCCCGTGGACAGCCCCGCTCCGGTTCGGAGCGGGGCTTCTCGTGGTCAGGGCTCGCGCCCCGGCCGGCCCTCAGGGGCTCGCGCCCCGGCCGTCCCTCAGGGGCTCGCGGCCAGGCCGTCCCTCAGGGGCTCGCGGCCAGGAAGAGGAACGCCGCCAGCAGGCTCAGGTGGAGGCCGCCCTGGAGGACGTTCGCGCGGCCGGGGACGACGGTGAGCGTGCCGATCACCACGGTCAGGGCCAGCAGCACCGTCTGGGTGCCGCCCAGGCCGAGCAGCAGCGGGCCGTCCAGCCAGAACATCGACACCGCGATCGCCGGGATGGTCAGGCCGATGCTCGCCATCGCCGAGCCGAGCGCCAGGTTCAGGCTGGTCTGCATGCGGTCCCGGGTCGCCGCGCGGACCGCCGCGATCGTCTCCGGGAGCAGCACCAGCAGCGCGATCACCACGCCGACGACGGACTGCGGCAGGCCCGCGCCCGCCACGCCCGACTCGACCGCCGGGGACACGCCCTTGGCCAGGCCGACCACGCCGGCCAGGGCGAGCATTAGCAGGCCGAGACTGAGCAGGGTCGCCCGGTTCGTCGGCGGATCGAGGTGCTCCTCCTCGTCGACGACCCGGCCCTCGGTGGTGATCGGCAGAAAATAGTCCCGGTGCCGGCGCGTCTGCACGGTCACGAAGAGCAGGTAGAGCCCGAGCGACGCGATGGCCGCGAAGCCCAACTGTGCCGGGGAGAACTGCGGGCCCGGTCGGCTGGTGGTGAAGCTCGGCAGCACCAGACTGAGCGTGGCGATCATCGCGACCGTGGCGAACGCGGCCCCGGTCCCCTCCGGGTTGAAGACCGCGATCCGTCGCCGCAGCGCGCCGACCAGCAGGGACAGGCCCAGAATCCCGTTGCAGGTGATCATCACGGCGGCGAAGACGGTGTCCCGGGCCAGCGACTGGGACTTCTCGCCACCACTGATCATCAGCGTGACGATCAGGGCGACCTCGATGATGGTCACGGCCACCGCGAGCACCAGGGAACCGAACGGCTCACCCACCCGGTGCGCGACCACCTCGGCGTGGTGCACGGCGGCCAGGACGGCGCCGGCGAGCAGGGCGGCCAGCAGGGCGACGGCGGGTGGGGGCAGGTCGCGGCCCCAGGTCAGGACGAGGGTGGCAACGGCGAGCACCGGAAGGTAGACCGTCCAGTGCGACAGATAGGACCGAATCTTGGGCGTCATCCGCCAACTCTGCCAGAGGCTCCGCCGGCCGGCCCGGCTTCCGGAAATGCCACCGAGACTTCCGCGGTCCGCTTCTCGATCTGTTCGAGCCGCTACCTCGAGCCGGGATTCAGCCCGGCGGGCGCCGGGCGGTCCGGTGTGCGGCGGGCCTCGCGGTTAGCCACGGATAGTCTGCGTAGAACGTACAAAATCTGGGTTTTTGGCGGTTTGCCACAGGGTGAGCGCCAGGAGGAGTTCGCCGAGATTGCCCAGCCACGGGACGGCCGCGCCGACGCCGGCCGCGATCAGCATCGTGAGGGAGCCGATCAGCAGCCAGGGGTGGCGGGTGGTGATCTGGACGGCGATGCCGATGGCGATCAGTACCCCGATCGCGACGATGGCCGGGATGGGCGGGCCGGCAGCGGCGGCGTTGGTGTATCGGATGGTGTCGGCGTAGGTCTTGGGCTGGAGGTCGAGGGCGGCCACGTCCTGGAACACGCCGAGCGCGATCATCAGGGCGGTGAGTGCGCCGAAGGCCGCCGGGGCGGTGCGGCGCTGGAGCCAGCCGACCCGGTGACGGCGGCCGAGACCGACACCGACCATGATGAGCAGCGGCACCAGCAGGGCGTGCGTGACGAATCGCGGGATCGAGAGGGCGTGCAGCAGCGGGCCGGCGCCGAGCAGGCGGCCGCTCGCGATCACCGCGTTGTCCCCGATCAGGGCGACGAGCACGAGGATCAGCAGGGTGGGCACCCAGCCGCGGGGCAGGCGGAGGAGCAGGGTCAGAAGGACGAGTTCGGCCACGGCGATCAGGGCGAAAAGCGTGCTGACCATGCGAGCTCCGTTTCTCACTCCGAAACGCTGTTCGTCAACCTAAGGGTCGATGCCGGGGTGGGCAAGCATCCGGCCCGCGGCCGGGCATACTCGGGCGTTGTGAGTGAGCGGACGCCCCGGATCGAGATCGAATACTGCACGCAGTGCCGCTGGCTGTTGCGGGCGGCGTGGCTGGCACAGGAGTTGCTGACGACGTTCCCCCGGGATCTGGGCGAGGTGGCGCTGGTCCCCGGCATCGGCGGCGTGTTCGAGGTGCGCCTCGACGACGAGGTCCTGTGGACCCGCAAGCCGGACGGCTTCCCGGACCTGCCCCAGCTCAAGCGACTGGTCCGCGACCTGGTAGCCCCCGGCCGCGACCTGGGCCACTCCGACCGTGCCGCTTCCGCTTCGGCCGCTCCGGCCGCGCCGGACGCTTCCGCCGTTCCGGCCGCGCCGGACGCTTCCGCCGTTCCGGCCGCGCCGGACGCTTCCGCCGTTCCGGCCGCGCCGGACGCTTCCGCCGTTCCGGCCGCGCCGGCCGCTCCCGCCGCGCCGGCCGCTCCCGTCGCTCCCGTCGCTCCCGCCGTTGCGGTCGCGCCCGCCGCGCCCGCCGCGCCCGCCGCGCCCGCCGCGCCCGCCGCGCCCACCGATCCAGCCGCGCCGCCGGGTAAGAGTTAAGTTCCGAAATAACCCTTACTGCCGCGGGTCAGAGGTCGGGACTGTCCAGCGGGGCCATGATGCGCAGCGCGTTCGGGTCGACCGCGATCCGCATCGGGGTGGCGCCGCACGGCTCGCCGTCGACCTCGACCGCCGCGGGCCGGTCCGTCTCCAGCCAGAGTTCGCGGACCGCGAGGAACGGGCGTTCGTGCAGCGTCCGCCTATGTCCCGTGGCCGCGTTGCGAGCCGTCTCGCGCAGCAGCTCGCGCCGCGCCGGACCACCGACCGGGTACGCCACCAGCAGCCGGTCGTCCGCGTGCGCGTCCGCGGTGATCGGGCGCCCGGCGTGGAACCCGCCGTTCGCCACATACACCTGGTGGGTGTGGAAGCGCAGCTCCCGCCCCTCGGCCCGGATCGTGGCCCGCAACGGCCGGTGCCGGGCCAGCAGCCCGAGCGCGGTGAGCGGGTAGGCGACCCGCCCGGCCAGCCGCTTCAGCCCCGGCGGCACGCTGATCATCACCTCGGCGGACAGCCCGATCCCGACGTGATTGGTGAACGGCCGGTCCCCGGCGACCCCCAGGTCCACGTCGATCACCTTGCCGTCGACCAGCGTGGCTATCGCGGTGTCCAGGTCCGGCGCGATACGCACGGTCCGGGCGAAGTTGTTCGTGGTGCCGAGCGGCAGCAGCCCGAGCGCGACGTCCCGGTGCGCGAGCAGCCGCCCGGCGGTGCTGATCGTGCCGTCGCCCCCGCCGGCGATCAGCAGGTCCGGCCCCTTGCCGAGCGCGTCCTGAAGCAGCGTCTCCAGCTCGCCGGACTCCTCCATGGCATATGTCCCGAGGAGCTCGAAACCGGCCGTGAGCAGCCGGTCCCGAGCGTCCTCGTAGAGCTGCCGCCCGCGGCGGGACCGCGTGTTGACGACCAGCGCCGCCCGGCGGTCGCGGCGGATGTCATCGGTGAGCTGCTGCTTGCTCCGCACCCCGCGACCCTATCCGCCGCCGGTCCGCTCAGACCGTCGAGATGAAGTCCGGGTGGCTCAGCAGGAAGCTGTCGATGGTGTCTCTCTTGACGGCCTGGAGCAGTTTCATGCTGTCGTCGCTCAACAGCTCGACACTGCCCACGTTCGGCACGTTCTGCGAGTTCAGCTTGCCGGCGTTGGTCTTGATGGTGACCAGCCGGTCGGGTTTCAGGTCGCGCATCCCCAGCGCCCAGTCGACGAGGCTGATGCCGCCCTTGTCCACTGTCATCGACTTGCCGAACGCGCTCAGCAGCGCCGGGAGTTTCGTCGGCGAGTCGAGCCCGTCGGACACCGCCTGGTTGATGATCGCCTTGAAGAACTGCTGCTGGTGCCGCTGCCGGCCGTAGTCCAGCGACTTGTCGCCGAGCAGGTCGCGCTGCCGGACGAAGTCGAGCGCGTCAGCCGGCGTGAAGCAGTGATCGCCCTTCGTGTAGACCTTCGGTTTCACCCCCGCGATCCTGGACCGCAGTGTGCCGTCCGGGTTGATCACGAAGGGGGCGGCCGGCTTGCCGTTGGCGTCGGTGCCCCGGTGGATCGAGGTGGTCTGGGTGTCCACATACATACAGACGCGGCCGAGCACCTTGACCACGTCGCGGAAGCCCTGGAAGTCGATGATCGCGCCGGCGTCCGGGGTGATCCCGGTCAGCTCCTTGATCGTCATGGTGAGCAGCTCGAAGCCGTGTTTCAGCGCCTCGGTGCCCTTCAGCCCGCGGGTGCCGAAGGCGAACGCGGCATTGATCTTGAACTTGCCGCCCGCGAACGACTGCGCGCCGTTGTCATAGGCCGGGATTCGCACGTAGCTGTCCCGGGGCAGGGAGATCAGATAGCCACTCGAATGATCTTTGTTGATGTGCAGCAGGATGATCGAGTCGGAGCGCAGTGCCTCGCCGTTGATCTGTGAGGGGCGCTGGTCGATGCCGACCAGCAGCACGTTCTTCGCGCCGTCGAGATTGACGTTCTTCTTCTCCTCGACGGGTTTGGCGTTGCCGAGCAGATCCTCCTGGCCGACCTCGGAGGTGGCCGCGGCCACCGCGAAGCGCACCCCGACCGCGCCGCCGCCACCGACCACCAGCAGCGCTGCTCCGAGGACCACGGTCCAGAAAGCCCAGCGTGGCATGCGGCGTCGTCGGCGCCTGCTGATCCTGCGCACGGGAGGTCTCCTCTGGGTCGACGGTCATTCCACCCATGAAGACGGGAGCGGCCGCTCGAAAGATTGCGCCGACGGCTGTGAATTTTCTCCAGCCGCCGGCGACCCGCTTACTTCCGTTCACTGTCGCGCCTTCGACCGTCCCTAGCGTCCAGATCACCATTCCCCGCCGTTAAGCGAGTCGACATGTCCCCTCAGCCGGACGTCAGCGTGGTCATCCCGACGTGCAACCGGCCGGAGCTGGCGGTCCGCGCCGCCCGCAGCGCGCTCGGTCAGACACACCGGAACCTCGAGGTCCTCGTCGTCGTCGACGGCCCCGACGACGCCACCACCCGGGCCCTGGCCGAGATCGGCGACCCCCGGCTGGACGTGCTCGTGCTCCCGCGGCGCGGCAAGGCGCCGAACGCCCGCAACACCGGCGCACGGCACGCCCGCGGCCGGTTCACCGCGATGCTCGACGACGACGACGAGTGGCTGCCCACCAAGCTCGCCGTGCAGCTCGACCTGGCCGCTCAGGCCGGGTCCGCGACGCCGATCGTGGCCTGCCGGATGGTGAACCGGACCCCGCGCGCCGACTCGGTCATGCCGCGCCGGCTGCCCGCGCCGGGCGAGCCGATCAGCGAGTACTTCACCGTCCGCAAGGGCTTGTTCTACGGCGACGGGTTCATCCAGACCTCCACCATCATGGCGCCCACCGAGCTGTGGCGCGCCGTGCCGTTCACCGTCGGCCTGCGCCGGCAGCAGGAGCTGGACTGGGCGCTGCGGGCGCTGCGCGAGCCGGGCACCGAGTTGATCTACGCGGCCGAGCCGCTGGTCCTGTGGCACCAGGACGAGGACCGCGAGCGGATCAGCCTGGAGAACCCGTGGCGCGAGCAGCTGGAGTGGCTGCGCGCCAGCCGCGAGCTGTTCACCCGGCGTGCCTACGCCGCCTTCACGCTCAGCGTGCTCAGCTCGATGGCCGCGCCGACCCGGGACGGCAAGCTCTTCCGTGAGCTGCTCGCCGAGGCCCGCCGGCACGGTCGCCCGGGCCTGCTCGACTACCTCACCCACCTCCAGATCTGGGCGCTTCCGCCGAGCCTGCGGCACCGGCTGCGCGATCTGGTCGTCGGCCGCCGGTCCGTGAGCCGGCCGGCCGAGCCGGCGCCGCAGGTGCACGCCGATGTCGACTGAGCGCCGGGTCGCGATCTGGCGCAGCGCCATGCTGCCCGGATCCGAGACGTTCATCCGCAACCAGGGCGACGCCCTGTCCCGCTGGACCCCGACCTACGTGGGCGCCACCCGGATCGAGTCGGCGCTCTCCCGCCCGGACGACGTGATCGCCTTCCCGGACCACCGAGGCTTCCTGCGCCTGCGCTTGACCGGGGCTTCGCCCCGGCTTCACCACACCCTTCTTTCGGTACGCCCAGAGCTCCTGCACGCCCACTTCGGCGGTGACGGCTGGCTGGTCAGCCACACG
Above is a genomic segment from Actinoplanes ianthinogenes containing:
- a CDS encoding ABC transporter permease, with translation MTTEALARPRWAFDKAWLPKYGVYAAILLLIAYNIAFTPYFLTLSNLRIQLIQAAPVVIVAMGMALVIGTEGIDLSVGSVMALTAALIPLYLGYGVVAAIGVSLLAGVAVGLANGLLVAKVGLQPIVATLALFVGGRGLAVVISGGQLKDIRNEDFLYLGSGDLLGVPVLVWTAALLVLVVAFVIRRTVFGRRLLAIGGNRPAAELAGLPVKRVLIGVYVLCAVLAAIAGLLSVSRIQSSDASAVGLLIELSAITAVVVGGTPLTGGRVRVLGTVAGALLMQLVVATMIKHDLPPSTTEMVQAVIILVAVYVARERRTR
- a CDS encoding AbfB domain-containing protein; amino-acid sequence: MRRLVLRAVAAFALVAGGIAATGSPAAAVTPKTPPLTTPWTNQVSTTNPLPEYPRPQMTRPDWQSLNGEWQFLNPATVDRNAAPPVGQTLPERILVPYPVESALSGIMRNDDRDLMFYRRTFTVPAAWSGRRVQLHFGAVDYEATVWVNGRQVTTHRGGYDRFEVDVTDALNGGTNEIIVRVYDPTDGRGEKQPIGKQTNNPSGIFYTPTSGIWQTVWLEPTATSSLFSVDIYPNISGKTARVRVFTRGNVSGYSVLAEALAGSTVVGSSVGGFTEFTVPVPNPRLWSPDDPYLYNLRVSLRNASGATVDQVTSYFGMREVGTKLVNGVLRPTLNGEFVFQAGTLDQGFWPDGLYTAPTDAALASDLQKHKDLGFNMVRKHIKVEPARWYYWADRLGLLVWQDIPSTIPFDANRTAAQIAEYETEAHEIIDEHRAFPSVVTYVPFNEGWGEWNLADTQRITRDLESYDSTRLMNPHSGFNCCASKGDPGTGDIIDWHIYTGPDAPAPTASRVSILGEFGGLGLRTPGHEYSPDGKFFAYEQMSSNAQLNDRFTGMIRDSERLMTSRGLSGFVYTEITDVEGEYNGLFTYDRQVQKVDTGQVRTALTNLINASKNQNAAAPLTLGHVRSFQVTNAGLTNRYLRHANSLARTDVISGDTARQDASFRTVAGLADPHCYSFESVNFPGKFLRHASGQVRIDADTGGTFRADATWCSRAGLATGGTSFASYNFPGSFLRHQSDNVVLAANDGSAQFAADATWNVTNPAQWRSSVILPFDVRRSLQVTTFGFTDRYLRHADSQGWTEHVDAGSGALLKQDATFTLRHGLADSSCYTFESVNYPGQFLRHADSRIRLAANDGSALFASDATFCARPGLGGTGVTFESINLPGNYLRHYDSQAWISAGVGTDRNRPQQLSADSSWNVATGWA
- a CDS encoding MarR family winged helix-turn-helix transcriptional regulator, whose amino-acid sequence is MRLPRLIFLLFNADRAVRRWIDARSGDTGIGASGAGVLFYLAGHENALIGDVTAALGASPSGMSGLVNRLERGGCVTRSPDPADARAVRLALTPRGLSAVSRARELVDDLNQQLTAGFNEAEVAVVQRWLEHVTRVSMHRE
- a CDS encoding alpha/beta hydrolase family protein, which translates into the protein MRNNETVRIPVATGGAIVATVFEPSVADAVLVLHPATATPQGFYAAFADYLAEHGIATVTYDYRGTGRSGHPRDHRDLGMRDWIGADAPAVAQWARQRFPGLPRLALGHSLGGHVIALGAAGTDLAASVIVASHVAAIRTIPSRAERFRVRLLLHLLGPLAGRFYGYVPARRLGLGENLPLAAMAEWGGWARMDNYFFDDPSMRARERTATLTGPVLAVGTSDDPWSTPRQMDALTTHLTGAEVERRTYTPAAAGVPVIGHHGLMRRSMREAVWPELLAWLHTHAAKATR
- a CDS encoding ABC transporter permease, with product MSATLPASPGRMSGVVQRQGALAVLFAVVVVSLALFPGFRSVDNAGTILVAAAPPMLIALGMTFVIITGGIDLLVGSLYALGGVVAAWASQYGFAAALAAPLLVCGAIGVLNGVLISRTQMAPFIVTLASLLGARGLMRSISDQGSTTYLVESDAFHRIGTGSLLGVGVQVWLTAVLVLLGVLLLNRTRFGHGVQAIGGSEDAAALMGLPVRRIKVGVYLLSGLLAGLAGAINAAKLGSGVTVLGGGMELDAIAAVVIGGTLLTGGAGSIAGTVAGVLLLGVIQNLINQNGDVNSNWQQVISGAFLAAVVVAQTYLARVRRTPSP